From the genome of Danio aesculapii chromosome 16, fDanAes4.1, whole genome shotgun sequence, one region includes:
- the gsdmeb gene encoding gasdermin Eb: MFAKATKNLLSEIDSEGFLIPVLCLNDSDGLSPQALVIKRNRYWFWQQPKYMPTDFKLSDVLVGDPINPVVVETEFLTYKGKVMDNKSGSAVAELGPGTINIGGSGSSKLQSSFGNLKKQELDLQKLLQDSKSRVLDLQHSLIQQTRDAKTEVLAVVKERIITTQPCTITEEVQEGGSCSGMFGFNKTIKVSANDKGKPLIAYDTDVSIDIPPKTTLAYRVIELDVSHTGHYELCLLPAVKGGFEIDGPIKVKQAATVSAAPGNPIHNMQKELVGLQGQFTVLSKLSSSTRFSLFQQISLLLQNSTAISILESTLEDLCGGTEPDPSTLAEVPDLKVTLELIQKSAGKKPSGQHQKPNTLTATHLLISALDEMSKPALFQLKSCCSYTTLQALHHLVQNMALNKKSSLKDAALDVLADEEVFKKITSLFNSCNVMLFKEDNSLVTKISNPEDRLPLMLCVAVKGLASLAPHA; the protein is encoded by the exons ATGTTCGCAAAAGCCACTAAGAACCTGCTCTCTGAGATAGACTCTGAAGGTTTCCTGATCCCAGTGTTGTGCCTGAATGACTCGGACGGTCTGAGTCCTCAGGCGCTGGTCATCAAGCGTAATCGATACTGGTTTTGGCAGCAACCCAAATACATGCCAACAGACTTCAAACTGAGTGATGTTCTTGTTGGTGATCCCATAAATCCAG TTGTGGTTGAAACTGAATTTTTGACCTATAAAGGCAAAGTCATGGATAATAAAAGTGGAAGTGCTGTAGCAGAACTTGGGCCGGGGACTATTAATATAGGTGGCTCTGGTTCAAGCAAACTTCAGTCATCGTTTGGAAACTTAAAGAAACAGGAGCTAGATTTGCAGAAGCTCTTACAGGATTCCAAATCCAG AGTTTTGGACCTGCAGCACTCTCTGATCCAACAGACACGGGACGCAAAGACAGAGGTGTTGGCGGTAGTGAAGGAACGAATCATTACCACTCAGCCCTGCACCATCACTGAGGAGGTTCAGGAAGGTGGTTCCTGCTCTGGAATGTTTGGGTTCAATAAGACAATAAAG GTTTCAGCTAATGATAAAGGAAAGCCTTTGATTGCATACGACACTGATGTGTCTATCGACATCCCCCCCAAAACCACCCTTGCTTACAGAGTGATTGAATTAGACGTTTCTCACACAGGACACTATG AACTGTGTCTGCTGCCAGCAGTCAAAGGTGGATTTGAAATTGATGGCCCAATCAAGGTAAAACAAGCAGCCACAGTTAGTGCTGCACCAGGGAATCCAATCCACAACATGCAGAAAG AACTTGTAGGACTCCAAGGCCAGTTTACAGTTCTGTCTAAACTGTCATCTAGCACACGCTTCTCGTTATTCCAGCAGATCTCTCTACTCCTGCAGAACAGCACAGCTATTAGCATTTTGGAGAGCACA CTAGAGGACCTGTGTGGAGGGACGGAGCCTGATCCCAGTACATTAGCTGAGGTGCCTGACCTGAAGGTTACACTGGAGCTCATACAGAAAAGTGCTGGTAAAAAACCCTCTGGACAACATCAGAAACCAAACACACTTACTGCCACACACCTGCTTATCAGCGCTCTAGACG AGATGAGCAAGCCAGCACTCTTCCAGCTCAAATCCTGCTGCAGTTACACAACCCTGCAAGCTCTGCACCATCTT GTGCAGAATATGGCTTTGAATAAAAAATCCTCTCTGAAAGACGCTGCTCTGGATGTTTTAGCCGATGAGGAGGTTTTCAAAAAAATTACATCACTCTTTAATTCCTGCAATGTGATGCTGTTCAAGGAGGACAATTCACTTGTTACAAAAATCAGCAACCCAGAAGATCGTCTTCCCCTAATGTTGTGTGTTGCAGTCAAAGGTTTGGCTTCTCTAGCACCCCATGCCTGA